AAAGGCTCGGCGTCAATTTCACAAGTGCGGTAGATATGTATAGAGTCTTCAGGAGTACTTCCGTCTTGTTTGAAGGAGCTCAGGGTGTTCTTCTGGACCTGGATTTTGGCACATATCCCTTTGTGACATCGGGGGCATGTATGGCTCATGGAGTATCCTCGGTAGGGTTCTCTACTTTTGAACTGGACAGTGTCTACGGGGTTCTCAAAGCTTACACAACTAGAGTAGGAGCCGGCCCCTTTCCGACAGAAGAGGCCTCCGAGGTTGGTGAGCTGCTGAGGGAAAGAGGAAAGGAATTCGGCGCAACAACAGGTAGAGCACGAAGGATAGGCTGGCTGGATCTTCCCGCTCTTAGATATGCAAAAATCAGGTCTGGTCTAACGGGTCTCGTTATTACGAAAGGAGACGTACTGAACGGACTGGATGAAGTGAAAGTCTGTGTGGCGTATGATGTTGATGGAGTCGTAAAGGAATTGCCTTCTACTTCGTATGATTTTTTCAGAGCAAAACCAATTTACGAAACTGTTAATGGATGGCCCGTTACTGACCACATAAACTTCCTGAAGTACATGACTTTTATCGAAAGAGAAACGGGTGTCGAGATTGACTACATCTCATATGGGCCGAAAACTGAAGAGATGAAAACCAGGAACGATCTTATAATGAACATATAGCCCGGTTTTGGGGAAGGAGGGAAGGCAGAGAATGGAAATACTACTTACGAACACAATGTCACGAAAAAAGGAAGTCTTCAAGCCGCTAAGGGAAGGCGAGGTGGGGTTATATACTTGTGGACTAACCGTTTATAACTTCGCTCACATTGGCAACCTGAGGGCGTACGTCTTTGCCGACACCCTCAAGAGGATGTTTCTTTTCAACGGGTACAAGGTCAATCATGTCATGAATATTACTGATGTGGGCCACTTGACCGGTGATGAGGATGAAGGCGAGGACAAGATGGAAGCCGGTGCAAGACGGGAGGGGAAAACCGTCTGGGAGATAGTGGACTTCTATACCAAGGCTTTCTTTGACGATCTGAAGAGATTGCGCATCATCTTCCCAACTGTCACCTGCAGGGCAACCAGGCACGTAGACGACATGATTGACATGATACGCAAGATAGAATCCAACGGTTACACGTATATTGCCGGTGGAAACGTCTATTTCGACACTTCGAAACTGTCGGACTATGG
This is a stretch of genomic DNA from Mesotoga infera. It encodes these proteins:
- a CDS encoding adenylosuccinate synthetase; amino-acid sequence: RLGVNFTSAVDMYRVFRSTSVLFEGAQGVLLDLDFGTYPFVTSGACMAHGVSSVGFSTFELDSVYGVLKAYTTRVGAGPFPTEEASEVGELLRERGKEFGATTGRARRIGWLDLPALRYAKIRSGLTGLVITKGDVLNGLDEVKVCVAYDVDGVVKELPSTSYDFFRAKPIYETVNGWPVTDHINFLKYMTFIERETGVEIDYISYGPKTEEMKTRNDLIMNI